In a genomic window of Pangasianodon hypophthalmus isolate fPanHyp1 chromosome 19, fPanHyp1.pri, whole genome shotgun sequence:
- the LOC113531835 gene encoding bifunctional protein GlmU has protein sequence MTTPGSSLSVFALRLGPGQELLSSLQAFVEEKQLKAPFIITCVGSVTKATLRLANATADNTNQVIRVQERFEIVSLVGTLNPEAHLHICLADKEGRTIGGHVLGDLEVFTTAEVILGEATDLYFTREMDSRTGFPELVIQKRLEQT, from the exons aCCACACCAGGCTCATCTCTGAGTGTGTTTGCCCTGCGTCTGGGCCCAGGACAGGAGTTGCTCTCCTCTCTGCAGGCATTTGTAGAGGAGAAGCAGCTCAAAGCTCCATTCATCATCACATGCGTGGGCAGCGTGACAAAGGCAACACTTCGACTGGCCAATGCAACAGCAGACAACACCAATCAG gtgaTTCGGGTTCAGGAACGCTTTGAGATTGTGTCTCTGGTAGGCACACTAAACCCCGAAGCTCATCTGCACATCTGCCTGGCTGATAAGGAGGGTCGGACCATCGGCGGTCATGTGCTGGGTGACCTGGAAGTGTTCACTACAGCAGAAGTGATTCTTGGGGAAGCCACTGATCTGTACTTTACCAGAGAGATGGATAGTAGGACTGGCTTTCCTGAGCTGGTCATTCAAAAGCGTCTGGAGCAGACATAA